A region of Chiloscyllium punctatum isolate Juve2018m chromosome 44, sChiPun1.3, whole genome shotgun sequence DNA encodes the following proteins:
- the bpgm gene encoding bisphosphoglycerate mutase: MTFKLVLLRHGEGAWNKENRFCSWVDQRLTPNGIKEAQTCGKVLKEAGFEFDLVFTSILSRSIETSWLVLQEMEQEWVQTESSWRLNERHYGALIGLNRAELASIHGEEKVKLWRRSYDITPPPIDESHSHFHEIYNDRRYNYCDVAKEKLPKAESLKEVLDRLLPYWYDVIVPEIKKGKCILISAHGNSARALLKHLEGIPDDEIVNVTLPTGVPVLLELDENLHPVRPHRFLGNQEAIQAAIKKVEDQGKAAAPGKNISVSAN; encoded by the exons ATGACATTCAAGTTGGTGTTGTTAAGGCATGGTGAAGGTGCGTGGAATAAAGAAAACCGATTTTGCAGTTGGGTTGATCAAAGGTTGACTCCCAATGGTATAAAAGAAGCTCAAACCTGTGGAAAGGTCCTAAAAGAAGCCGGATTTGAATTTGATCTTGTGTTTACCTCTATTTTGAGCCGATCCATAGAAACTTCATGGCTAGTTCTGCAGGAGATGGAGCAAGAATGGGTGCAAACTGAGAGCTCTTGGCGACTTAATGAGCGCCACTATGGGGCATTAATTGGTCTTAATCGGGCAGAGTTGGCCTCAATTCATGGAGAAGAGAAAGTTAAGCTTTGGAGAAGAAGTTATGATATCACTCCACCTCCTATTGATGAATCTCATTCGCACTTCCACGAAATTTACAATGATCGAAGATACAATTATTGTGATGTTGCAAAAGAAAAACTACCGAAAGCTGAGAGTTTGAAGGAGGTTCTTGATAGACTGCTGCCATATTGGTATGATGTAATTGTGCCAGAAATAAAAAAAGGGAAATGCATTCTAATATCAGCGCATGGAAACAGTGCCAGGGCTCTTCTTAAACATCTAGAAG GTATCCCAGATGATGAAATAGTTAATGTGACATTGCCGACTGGGGTGCCAGTTCTTCTGGAATTGGATGAAAACCTTCATCCAGTTAGACCACATAGATTTTTAGGCAATCAGGAGGCCATCCAGGCAGCTATCAAAAAGGTGGAGGATCAGGGCAAGGCAGCTGCTCCAGGAAAGAACATATCTGTTTCTGCCAATTAA